In a genomic window of Fundulus heteroclitus isolate FHET01 unplaced genomic scaffold, MU-UCD_Fhet_4.1 scaffold_64, whole genome shotgun sequence:
- the LOC118561474 gene encoding uncharacterized protein LOC118561474: protein MLIRQKLNPPTDLLLFTENFTKIEKLIVPMQAAWLNMGFPGRPTFTDFRTSIATYARNTLSPSARTNISKTMCHDTRTADKFYALHRTASELARIRQNFEAAVKLSRTTGHDTAEPSLLSMSDSSGDGLEEEAEGASSSQPAASSPLPSPSSPPAGAAPSSPTSSQATGSQSPDHASESDADYTPDSERDYTSESDPSYAPNRGTQQPIRKRPLLTYTLRKRRPICKSESFDKL from the exons ATGCTCAtcagacagaaactaaaccCACCCACAGACCTTCTTCTCTTCACCGAAAACTTCACAAAGATCGAAAAACTGATCGTGCCGATGCAAGCCGCCTGGCTGAACATGGGTTTTCCTGGGCGCCCCACATTCACAGATTTCCGAACATCAATAGCCACATAC GCAAGGAATACTCTGTCCCCAAGTGCCCGGACCAACATTTCAAAGACCATGTGTCATGACACACGGACAGCAGACAAATTCTACGCGCTCCACCGCACCGCGTCAGAGCTGGCTCGGATCCGTCAGAATTTCGAGGCAGCCGTCAAGCTATCACGTACGACGGGACATGACACCGCCGAACCTTCTCTCCTCTCCATGTCAGACTCATCAGGTGATGGGCTTGAGGAGGAAGCGGAGGGCGCGTCATCCAGCCAGCCTGCTGCATCCAGCCCGCTGCCATCACCTTCCAGCCCCCCTGCTGGTGCTGCGCCGTCCTCACCAACATCTAGCCAGGCCACTGgatcacaaagccctgatcaCGCTTCTGAGAGCGATGCTGATTACACTCCTGACAGCGAGCGTGATTACACTTCTGAGAGCGATCCTTCGTATGCACCAAATAGAGGGACACAACAACCCATAAGAAAGAGACCATTGTTAACCTACACGTTGAGAAAGAGACGTCCA ATATGTAAGAGCGAGTCTTTCGACAAGCTCTGA